The following are encoded together in the Labrus mixtus chromosome 2, fLabMix1.1, whole genome shotgun sequence genome:
- the rasd2b gene encoding GTP-binding protein Rhes, whose amino-acid sequence MAQSCFRTMDRGSISAGAQTTSIPVAHQLNCSTSDASQFRGNMDGQCAGSSKVLLAYKNASQHLSSSGIKAGLGILKVATSQWKQEKKTRSGSAIRQLSSPNISHPCKRSPLDQLAALVLHGQTRQRQIGQERQDPLCSTKPQNCKRIVVLGAPRVGKTSILRRYLRDGFVEDYNPTSEDFLRKLFRIRGETYQIDILDASRERDFPAKRRLSILTGDIFLLVFSLDDRSSFEEVCDLRSEILAAKSKLAKSSVPGQCAQPEVPLVVCANKVDLLESERGISRAEVLKVLGDDCAYFETSAKDSTNLEKVFETLAKRGGLPTETGPSQHRKVSLRSYQAMRTGRVPGERGNQNLGRNDACGMLYPLARRPSFSTDLRQVIGPHTERKSGKALEKCQIQ is encoded by the exons ATGGCTCAAAGTTGTTTCAGAACTATGGACAGGGGCAGCATCTCCGCTGGCGCACAGACCACCTCCATCCCTGTCGCGCACCAGCTAAACTGCTCAACCAGCGATGCTTCCCAGTTTCGTGGGAACATGGACGGACAGTGCGCTGGGTCCTCTAAAGTCTTACTGGCTTATAAAAACGCGTCGCAGCACCTGAGTTCGTCGGGAATAAAGGCAGGCTTGGGGATACTTAAAGTGGCCACGTCTCAGTGGAAACAGGAGAAGAAGACGCGTTCAGGATCAGCCATAAGGCAACTGTCCTCTCCCAACATCAGCCATCCCTGCAAGAGATCCCCGCTGGATCAGCTGGCAGCTCTGGTTCTTCACGGTCAAACCCGGCAGCGACAGATTGGCCAAGAACGACAAGACCCGCTTTGCTCCACCAAGCCGCAGAACTGTAAGCGCATCGTGGTTCTTGGTGCGCCGCGGGTCGGAAAAACGTCCATCCTAAGAAGATACCTTCGGGACGGATTTGTGGAGGACTACAACCCCACCTCCGAGGATTTCCTCAGGAAGCTCTTTCGTATCCGCGGAGAAACCTACCAAATCGACATTCTTGACGCGTCCAGAGAGAGGGATTTCCCAGCCAAACGGCGACTGTCCATCCTCACTG GAGACATTTTTCTTCTAGTGTTCAGTCTTGATGACCGGAGTTCTTTCGAAGAGGTGTGCGACCTGCGATCGGAGATTCTGGCTGCTAAATCTAAGCTCGCAAAATCGTCTGTTCCTGGTCAGTGCGCACAGCCGGAGGTTCCCCTGGTGGTCTGCGCCAACAAGGTGGATCTCCTGGAGTCCGAGAGGGGAATATCCAGAGCAGAGGTGCTCAAAGTTCTCGGTGACGACTGTGCCTATTTTGAAACGTCTGCAAAGGACAGTACGAATCTGGAGAAAGTCTTCGAGACTTTGGCAAAGAGAGGGGGACTTCCGACTGAAACTGGCCCGTCTCAGCATCGTAAAGTTTCCCTCCGCTCGTACCAGGCGATGCGCACAGGCCGTGTGCCCGGGGAAAGAGGGAACCAGAATCTGGGGCGCAACGATGCGTGCGGCATGCTGTACCCACTGGCCCGGCGGCCGAGTTTCAGCACGGATCTCCGACAAGTTATTGGGCCTCATACGGAGAGAAAGTCCGGCAAAGCACtggaaaaatgtcaaattcagTGA